The following proteins are co-located in the Frigidibacter mobilis genome:
- the rplV gene encoding 50S ribosomal protein L22, whose product MGKEKNPRRVADNEAQAISRMLRTSPQKLNLVASMIRGKKVEKALADLTFSKRRIAGDVKKCLQSAIANAENNHNLDVDSLVVAEAWVGKNLVMKRGRPRARGRFGKIMKPFSELTIKVRQIEEQA is encoded by the coding sequence ATGGGTAAGGAAAAGAATCCGCGCCGCGTGGCGGACAACGAAGCACAGGCGATCTCGCGCATGCTTCGTACCTCGCCGCAGAAGCTGAACCTCGTTGCCTCGATGATCCGCGGCAAGAAGGTCGAGAAGGCGCTTGCCGATCTCACCTTCTCGAAGCGCCGCATCGCCGGTGACGTGAAGAAGTGCCTGCAGTCGGCCATCGCCAACGCCGAGAACAACCACAACCTTGATGTCGACTCGCTGGTCGTCGCCGAGGCCTGGGTCGGCAAGAACCTGGTCATGAAGCGCGGTCGTCCGCGTGCGCGTGGCCGGTTCGGCAAGATCATGAAGCCGTTTTCCGAGCTGACCATCAAGGTTCGGCAGATCGAGGAGCAAGCATAA
- the rplB gene encoding 50S ribosomal protein L2, whose protein sequence is MALKSYKPTTPGQRGLVLIDRSELWKGRPVKSLTQGLTKNGGRNNTGRITAFRIGGGAKRLYRIVDFRRRKHDIPATVERIEYDPNRTAFIALIRYNDGEQAYILAPQRLAVGDSVIAGAKTDVKPGNAMPFSGMPIGTIVHNVELKAGKGGQLARAAGTYAQFVGRDGGYAQIRLSSGELRMVRQECMATVGAVSNADHSNQNLGKAGRTRHLGKRPAVRGVAMNPIDHPHGGGEGRTSGGRHPVTPWGKGTKGNKTRKNKSTDKYIVRSRNAKKGR, encoded by the coding sequence ATGGCACTCAAGTCGTACAAACCGACGACGCCTGGCCAGCGTGGGCTGGTTCTGATCGACCGTTCGGAGCTTTGGAAAGGTCGTCCGGTCAAGTCCCTTACCCAGGGTCTGACCAAGAATGGCGGCCGGAACAACACCGGACGGATCACCGCGTTCCGCATTGGCGGCGGCGCGAAGCGTCTTTATCGCATCGTCGATTTCCGTCGTCGGAAACACGACATCCCGGCGACCGTGGAACGGATCGAATATGACCCGAACCGCACCGCCTTCATCGCGCTGATCCGCTACAACGACGGCGAGCAGGCCTATATCCTGGCTCCGCAGCGTCTTGCAGTTGGCGACAGCGTGATCGCCGGCGCCAAGACCGATGTCAAGCCGGGCAACGCGATGCCGTTCTCGGGCATGCCGATCGGCACGATCGTGCACAACGTCGAGCTGAAAGCCGGCAAGGGTGGCCAGCTGGCCCGCGCCGCCGGGACCTATGCCCAGTTCGTCGGCCGTGACGGTGGCTATGCCCAGATCCGCCTGTCCTCGGGCGAGCTGCGGATGGTGCGCCAGGAATGCATGGCGACGGTGGGCGCGGTCTCGAACGCCGACCATTCGAACCAGAACCTCGGCAAGGCCGGCCGGACCCGCCACCTTGGCAAGCGTCCTGCCGTTCGCGGTGTTGCCATGAACCCGATCGACCACCCGCATGGCGGCGGCGAAGGCCGCACCTCGGGCGGCCGGCACCCGGTCACTCCGTGGGGCAAGGGCACCAAGGGTAACAAGACCCGCAAGAACAAGTCGACCGACAAGTATATCGTCCGGTCGCGCAACGCGAAGAAGGGGCGCTGA
- the rpsS gene encoding 30S ribosomal protein S19 — translation MARSIWKGPFVDAYVLKKAEKSRESGKSEVIKIWSRRSTILPQFVGLTFGVYNGQKHIPVAVTEEMIGQKFGEYSPTRTYYGHAADKKAKRK, via the coding sequence ATGGCACGTTCTATCTGGAAGGGCCCCTTTGTCGACGCTTACGTCCTGAAGAAGGCCGAAAAGTCGCGCGAGTCGGGCAAGTCGGAAGTGATCAAGATCTGGTCGCGCCGTTCGACGATCCTGCCGCAATTCGTCGGCCTCACCTTTGGTGTCTACAACGGGCAGAAGCACATCCCCGTTGCCGTCACCGAAGAGATGATCGGCCAGAAGTTCGGTGAATACTCGCCGACCCGTACCTATTACGGCCATGCCGCCGACAAGAAAGCCAAGAGGAAGTAA